The sequence below is a genomic window from Ignavibacteria bacterium.
GGAGTTAATCGCCATCCGTTAGGGAGAAGTGTGTAGTCTGCATATCTTCCTGGAAGTAAAGCTTCGGTTTTATTTGTTGATTTGAATGTAGAACATGAGTAAATAAATATGGAAAGACTAATTAACCAGACGGCGTTTTTCAAAAAAACTTTGAAGTAGGAATTTGCATTCATCTTCAAGGACCCCTTCTATCGTTTTTACCTGATGATTTAAAGTTGCACTCTGGGTTATATTGAACAAAGTACCGCATGCACCAGCTTTTGGATCAAAGGCACCGAAAAAAAGTGTATTTACTTTTGCTGATACTAACGCGCCGGCACACATCGCGCATGGTTCAAGTGTAACGTAAATGGTACACTTGTCTAATCTCGAACTATTTAAATAATTAGCAGCAGAAGTCAAGGCAATCATTTCCGCATGCGCAGTTGGATCATTTAATTTGAAAATTTGATTATGCCCTTTGCCGATAATTTTGCCTTCATAAACAATCACAGCACCAACTGGAACCTCTTCTATCTCAAACGCTCGCTCTGCTTCGCGGATTGCTTGTTTCATGAAGGCGATATCTTTGTTGGAAAGCAAGTTTATCTTTCTAGGACTTCATCAACAAACTTAGACGATATCCATAATGGCCGTTTAAATTGGAAATCTTCATGATCGTAAATCAACATGGCATTGAATGTAGGTATTCTTCTTAATCGCGAATAATCTATATTTTGATTCACAGATTGAGAATTTATACTTTCCAATTCACTGAGTTTAACATCCGTCAGCCCTATAAATTTACCGAAGACGCTAATTTTACTTCCT
It includes:
- a CDS encoding nucleoside deaminase, with translation MKQAIREAERAFEIEEVPVGAVIVYEGKIIGKGHNQIFKLNDPTAHAEMIALTSAANYLNSSRLDKCTIYVTLEPCAMCAGALVSAKVNTLFFGAFDPKAGACGTLFNITQSATLNHQVKTIEGVLEDECKFLLQSFFEKRRLVN